The Alkaliphilus flagellatus genome includes a window with the following:
- a CDS encoding N-acetylmuramoyl-L-alanine amidase family protein, with product MRKLIPSILVLIILITSLTVSFADGSLNKILLKENGIGKNYQVVNLKIDGKTVKSADVPPIIYPLNNQERTLVPLRVIIEHLGDKLNADIGWDEAKQEVKVKTKDKEILLKIDSPVALVNGVQKRLPDNIPAKLLAIGDNSRTMVPVRFFADELGLSVGWDEKTVTASIDMPKVPEKETEEEPIINPQPPQENVADVTDVRVEMNGSIPQIRIKTSKQIDYKQFKLANPERLVIDLNNAKLNLSDRNKLESNGTLHIQSNSEVIKGVRVSQFQNDPFVTRVVMELGKSTEHEISFDEKSGEIVINFTNYIRNVKKEIMNTKEVIVIEGDSVADYSIMQLSDPERLVVDIKGGVLHSNFKNNLINIDGKVAKTIRVSEHTPENNGTNEKNVRVVIDFQENSGYNEAYAEVNGNKLYLHLEGEPFKAIKYEETGWTTSRFTLKGSTVTRYSIGRQLASNLIEVTVPKKDIELELASLNINDHIIKSINISEDLSQSNYNVKLELQDSVEHKLLSSEQSQDLVLELNNKNAKYREMLVVIDPGHGGRDPGTTSSILKMHESEVVLDISTRLNKLLTEAGFRTYMTRVDNLTPNTKLELQDRADVANSLNADIFISIHANAAEKVPTANGLENFYHPSDIRGKKLAEVFQSEMIKNLDINSRGAKPNNLSVLRNTTMPAVLTETGFLTNAGDEAKLATSEYRQQVAEAMFKATVRYFEETR from the coding sequence ATGAGAAAATTAATTCCGAGTATATTAGTTCTAATAATTTTAATTACTTCTCTTACAGTTTCTTTTGCAGATGGATCTTTGAATAAGATTTTATTAAAAGAAAATGGTATAGGGAAAAACTATCAAGTAGTAAATCTTAAAATAGATGGCAAAACAGTAAAATCTGCAGATGTGCCTCCTATAATTTACCCACTAAATAATCAAGAAAGAACTTTAGTACCATTAAGAGTTATTATAGAACATTTAGGGGACAAGCTAAATGCTGATATTGGGTGGGATGAAGCTAAACAAGAAGTAAAAGTTAAGACTAAAGATAAGGAAATACTTTTAAAAATTGATAGCCCTGTAGCTTTAGTTAATGGTGTTCAAAAAAGACTTCCAGACAATATTCCTGCAAAGCTTCTTGCAATAGGAGATAACAGTAGAACTATGGTACCGGTTCGTTTTTTTGCAGATGAGCTTGGACTTAGTGTAGGTTGGGATGAAAAAACTGTAACTGCTTCAATAGACATGCCTAAAGTGCCTGAAAAAGAAACTGAAGAAGAACCTATCATCAATCCACAGCCTCCACAAGAAAATGTTGCAGACGTTACAGATGTTAGAGTTGAAATGAATGGATCTATACCTCAAATTCGTATTAAAACATCAAAACAAATTGATTACAAACAGTTTAAGTTAGCAAATCCTGAAAGGCTAGTAATTGATCTAAATAATGCAAAATTAAATTTGAGTGACAGGAATAAGCTAGAGAGTAATGGAACTTTACATATTCAAAGCAATAGTGAGGTAATAAAAGGTGTTAGAGTATCACAATTTCAAAATGATCCATTTGTAACTCGAGTTGTAATGGAGTTAGGAAAGTCAACTGAACATGAAATAAGCTTTGATGAGAAAAGTGGAGAAATTGTAATAAACTTTACTAATTATATTCGTAATGTAAAAAAAGAAATTATGAATACAAAAGAAGTTATTGTTATTGAAGGAGATTCTGTCGCTGATTATAGTATAATGCAGTTAAGTGACCCAGAACGTTTAGTAGTAGACATTAAAGGTGGAGTGCTACATAGTAACTTTAAAAATAATCTTATAAACATAGATGGTAAAGTAGCAAAGACAATTAGGGTTTCTGAGCATACACCAGAAAATAACGGTACAAATGAGAAAAATGTACGTGTAGTAATAGATTTTCAAGAAAATAGTGGTTATAATGAAGCTTATGCAGAAGTGAATGGTAATAAATTATATTTACATTTAGAGGGCGAACCTTTTAAAGCAATAAAGTATGAGGAAACTGGATGGACAACTTCAAGATTTACACTAAAGGGTTCAACGGTTACTAGATATAGTATAGGACGTCAATTAGCATCGAATTTAATAGAGGTAACAGTTCCTAAAAAAGATATTGAGCTTGAACTGGCAAGTCTTAATATTAATGACCATATTATAAAGTCGATTAATATATCAGAAGACTTAAGCCAAAGTAATTACAATGTAAAATTAGAATTACAAGATTCTGTAGAACATAAGTTACTTTCATCTGAACAAAGTCAAGATTTAGTATTAGAATTAAATAATAAAAATGCTAAATACAGAGAAATGCTTGTTGTTATTGATCCTGGACATGGGGGTAGAGACCCGGGTACTACTTCTTCAATACTTAAGATGCATGAATCAGAAGTTGTATTGGATATATCTACAAGACTTAATAAATTATTGACAGAAGCCGGCTTTAGAACTTATATGACCCGTGTAGATAACCTAACCCCTAACACCAAGTTAGAACTACAAGATCGTGCAGATGTGGCAAATAGTTTGAATGCAGATATATTCATTAGTATTCACGCAAATGCTGCAGAAAAGGTACCTACAGCTAATGGGCTTGAAAATTTTTATCATCCCAGTGATATAAGGGGTAAAAAGCTTGCAGAGGTATTTCAATCCGAAATGATTAAGAATTTAGATATAAACAGTAGAGGGGCAAAGCCAAATAACCTGTCTGTACTTAGAAATACAACAATGCCAGCAGTATTAACAGAAACAGGTTTTTTAACAAATGCTGGAGATGAGGCAAAGCTTGCAACAAGCGAGTATCGTCAACAAGTTGCAGAAGCAATGTTTAAAGCAACTGTTAGATATTTTGAAGAAACAAGATAA
- a CDS encoding DUF2179 domain-containing protein, whose translation MEAVLGYLLIFLARLTDVSMATIRMIMVVRGKRVIAACIGFVEVTIYVLAIGKVLSGMDNPLNVLAYASGFATGNYVGIFLEEKMALGNIIVQVISDYEVTQLVEKLRDNGFGVTVIEGYGREGIRHLLNVSLQRKHLSKLYNVVDNHDKKAFVTVTDARAIRGGYFAGLKKK comes from the coding sequence ATGGAAGCTGTTTTGGGTTATTTATTAATTTTTTTAGCACGATTAACTGATGTGAGTATGGCTACTATTCGTATGATTATGGTAGTAAGGGGAAAACGGGTAATCGCTGCATGTATTGGATTTGTCGAGGTAACCATTTATGTGTTGGCAATAGGAAAGGTACTTAGTGGTATGGATAATCCATTAAATGTGCTTGCGTATGCCTCAGGTTTTGCTACAGGTAACTATGTAGGTATTTTTCTAGAAGAGAAAATGGCCCTAGGAAATATTATTGTACAAGTAATTTCAGACTATGAGGTTACACAATTAGTTGAAAAACTAAGAGATAATGGTTTTGGAGTTACAGTAATAGAAGGCTATGGACGAGAGGGCATAAGACACCTTTTAAATGTATCCCTACAAAGAAAACATTTATCCAAACTATATAATGTAGTAGATAACCACGATAAAAAAGCTTTTGTTACAGTAACCGATGCTCGTGCTATTCGTGGTGGATATTTTGCAGGTTTGAAGAAGAAATAA
- a CDS encoding GerMN domain-containing protein — protein sequence MRSLRWLAILLIVLSVFLLTACGVFRKDKDVSLVIDTGVLEEDGLRETVLYYRDQKGIIVPVMKKIPWEDGIAKAAVSLLVDEPGVRDDLATVGLLPVLPTGTEVIGMSINEGLAKVDFNDNILSYDTEIDEKTIVQSLVYTLTEFEAIDKVQLLVDGKEISKLSFGTKVKTPLERENINLSLELQEEEVPVVVYYKTTTNGEDSFYIPVTKGVSAIKADIKSVLTALIEGAPENTGLYSELPAGVMLNDVYVKDGVAYIDLSKEIENMPNNKAHQQSMIYELGLTLREIEPSISQIRILSGGKEIKLNPDVSLNLPTYSNKH from the coding sequence ATGAGATCTTTGCGGTGGTTAGCTATTTTGCTTATAGTTTTATCCGTATTTTTATTAACTGCTTGTGGAGTTTTTAGAAAAGACAAAGATGTTAGTTTAGTTATTGATACAGGTGTACTAGAAGAAGATGGATTAAGAGAAACCGTTCTTTATTATCGAGATCAAAAAGGGATTATAGTTCCAGTTATGAAAAAGATACCCTGGGAAGATGGAATTGCAAAGGCCGCTGTAAGCCTACTAGTAGATGAGCCAGGAGTTAGAGATGACTTAGCTACCGTAGGATTATTACCAGTGTTGCCTACTGGAACAGAAGTAATAGGAATGTCAATAAACGAAGGATTAGCTAAAGTAGATTTCAATGATAATATTCTATCCTATGATACTGAAATTGATGAAAAGACTATAGTTCAATCACTTGTATACACATTAACTGAATTTGAAGCAATTGATAAAGTTCAGTTATTGGTAGATGGCAAGGAAATTAGTAAGCTTTCCTTTGGCACAAAAGTTAAAACTCCTCTAGAAAGAGAAAACATTAACTTGAGCTTAGAGTTACAAGAAGAAGAGGTACCAGTTGTAGTATATTACAAAACTACTACCAACGGTGAAGACTCTTTTTATATTCCAGTAACTAAAGGAGTTAGTGCAATAAAGGCAGATATTAAAAGTGTTTTAACAGCATTAATTGAAGGTGCACCTGAAAACACTGGACTGTATAGTGAATTACCAGCAGGTGTAATGTTAAATGATGTTTATGTAAAAGATGGAGTTGCATACATTGATTTAAGTAAAGAAATTGAAAATATGCCTAATAACAAAGCACATCAACAATCAATGATCTACGAATTAGGTCTTACATTAAGAGAAATAGAACCTTCAATTTCTCAGATTCGTATTTTATCTGGAGGAAAGGAAATAAAGTTAAATCCAGATGTAAGCTTAAATCTACCAACCTATTCAAATAAACATTAA
- the rph gene encoding ribonuclease PH, with translation MNRNNGRSYDELRPVKFTRNYTKYAQGSVLVEMGETKVICTATIEDRVPPFLKNTGKGWITAEYSMLPSSTQSRKVRESSRGKVEGRTQEIQRLIGRALRSVVDLDSIGERTIWIDCDVIQADGGTRTASITGSFVALVDALNKLKEEGTLKYIPVSNFVSAVSVGIIEGQTMLDLCYTEDSTAKVDMNIVMTDRGEFVEVQGTGEESPFSREDLMELLRLGEKGNTELIRLQKEVLGTIAEEVGKIKENKTEEKDAHNGGNNEK, from the coding sequence TTGAATAGAAATAATGGAAGAAGCTATGACGAGTTAAGACCTGTAAAATTTACAAGGAATTATACAAAATATGCCCAAGGTTCGGTATTAGTAGAAATGGGGGAAACAAAGGTAATTTGTACAGCTACTATCGAAGATCGTGTGCCTCCTTTTTTGAAAAATACGGGAAAAGGCTGGATAACAGCAGAGTACTCTATGTTACCTAGTTCTACACAAAGTAGAAAGGTAAGGGAATCAAGTAGAGGAAAAGTAGAAGGAAGAACCCAAGAAATTCAAAGATTAATAGGTAGAGCATTACGTTCTGTAGTCGATTTAGATTCTATTGGAGAAAGAACTATATGGATAGACTGCGATGTAATACAAGCCGATGGTGGTACCCGCACAGCTTCAATTACCGGATCTTTTGTGGCATTAGTGGATGCTTTAAATAAGCTTAAAGAAGAAGGAACATTAAAATACATACCAGTTAGTAACTTTGTATCTGCTGTTAGTGTAGGTATAATAGAAGGGCAGACTATGCTAGATTTATGTTATACAGAAGATTCGACTGCTAAGGTAGATATGAATATAGTAATGACAGATAGAGGGGAATTTGTTGAGGTTCAAGGGACAGGAGAAGAATCACCCTTTAGTAGGGAAGATTTAATGGAGTTATTAAGACTTGGTGAAAAAGGAAATACTGAGCTAATTAGACTTCAAAAAGAGGTTTTAGGTACTATAGCTGAGGAAGTTGGCAAAATTAAAGAAAATAAAACTGAAGAGAAAGATGCACATAATGGAGGCAACAATGAAAAGTAG
- a CDS encoding XTP/dITP diphosphatase — MKSREGFKTVYQAVIATGNKHKLEEIGVILKDFQLEVLSMKDVGLDGLEIIEDGNTFEENALIKAKTVMEKTGKLALADDSGLEVDILNNQPGIYSARFAGEHATDKENNDKLLKLLKDIPLEKRKARFVCAMAAVFPNGDIVVLRGECSGVIGFEPKGTSGFGYDPLFIIEEYGKTFAELGEERKNKISHRAIALEKLKEELKTRLEGE; from the coding sequence ATGAAAAGTAGAGAAGGGTTTAAAACTGTATATCAAGCAGTAATTGCAACAGGAAATAAACATAAGTTAGAGGAAATAGGTGTAATTTTAAAAGATTTTCAATTAGAGGTTCTTTCTATGAAGGATGTTGGATTAGATGGACTAGAAATAATAGAAGATGGTAATACATTTGAAGAAAATGCACTAATTAAGGCAAAAACAGTTATGGAGAAAACGGGAAAACTAGCCCTTGCAGATGATTCTGGATTAGAGGTTGATATATTAAATAACCAGCCTGGAATATATTCAGCTCGATTTGCTGGAGAGCATGCAACTGATAAGGAAAATAATGATAAGCTTCTTAAACTACTTAAAGATATTCCGTTAGAGAAGAGGAAAGCTAGATTCGTTTGTGCCATGGCGGCTGTATTTCCTAACGGAGATATTGTTGTTTTAAGAGGAGAGTGTTCTGGTGTAATTGGTTTCGAGCCAAAAGGTACGTCTGGTTTTGGTTATGATCCTTTGTTTATAATAGAGGAATATGGTAAGACATTCGCAGAACTAGGAGAAGAAAGGAAAAATAAGATTAGCCATCGTGCTATTGCTCTAGAAAAGTTAAAAGAGGAGCTAAAAACACGATTAGAAGGTGAGTAG
- a CDS encoding metallophosphoesterase, protein MSRLKIGVISDSHGMCKYIDLAMEHLKDVDLIIHAGDNYKDAKYIEKNYNIKVVAVSGNCDIGGIEERIELIDGKKIFITHGHNYGVKMNINVIFYAGKQNDADIVIFGHSHIPFYAVEEGMVLLNPGSTSLPRGGSEKSCCIITIEENIKVDFINI, encoded by the coding sequence GTGAGTAGGTTGAAAATAGGTGTAATTAGTGATAGTCATGGAATGTGTAAATATATTGATTTAGCCATGGAACATTTAAAAGATGTAGATTTAATTATCCATGCAGGAGACAACTATAAAGATGCAAAGTATATAGAAAAAAATTATAATATTAAAGTAGTAGCAGTTTCTGGTAATTGTGACATAGGGGGCATAGAAGAACGAATTGAATTAATAGATGGTAAAAAAATTTTTATTACCCATGGTCATAATTATGGAGTAAAAATGAATATAAATGTAATCTTCTATGCAGGTAAACAAAATGATGCGGATATAGTTATATTTGGTCATAGTCATATACCATTTTATGCAGTAGAAGAAGGTATGGTATTACTTAATCCAGGCAGTACTAGTTTGCCTAGAGGTGGATCAGAAAAAAGTTGCTGTATTATTACTATTGAAGAAAATATAAAGGTGGACTTTATTAATATATAG
- a CDS encoding Spo0E family sporulation regulatory protein-aspartic acid phosphatase: MCNKTKLLELINEIEIVKVELHNLICKKQYNLTDSEVVKLSELLDQLLSQYHNIK; the protein is encoded by the coding sequence TTGTGTAACAAAACTAAGTTGCTAGAATTAATCAATGAAATAGAAATTGTTAAGGTTGAGCTACATAACTTGATATGTAAAAAACAATACAATCTCACTGATTCAGAGGTAGTTAAACTGAGCGAATTACTTGATCAACTTTTGTCTCAGTATCACAATATAAAATAA
- a CDS encoding FeoA family protein, whose translation MLLSKAKIGQTFNIKQVEGKENIKKFLFTLGCFEGEEITLISKLAGNYIVNIKDSRYALDENMAKYIVLEA comes from the coding sequence ATGTTATTATCAAAAGCAAAGATCGGTCAGACCTTTAATATTAAACAAGTAGAAGGTAAAGAAAACATAAAAAAGTTTCTTTTTACTTTAGGATGTTTTGAAGGAGAAGAGATTACTCTTATTTCTAAACTTGCAGGGAATTATATAGTTAATATTAAAGATAGCAGATATGCACTTGATGAAAATATGGCAAAATATATTGTATTAGAAGCATAA
- the feoB gene encoding ferrous iron transport protein B, producing MKIALTGNPNSGKTTLYNAITGKAESVGNWPGVTVAKKESDLKKKYNPDGVDVRIVDLPGTYSISPFTGEEAITRDFILGEEPDVIINIVDGANVSRSLFFTTQLLELGIPVIIALNKSDIVSKRGDVVDQNALSKALNCKVVATTATSENGLLNLISEAIKLGKEKKPQIEPNFVGKDSKDPDTARQKFVDEIIRKCQVKKRDAREVSFSDKVDRIVAHKWLGLPIFFLIMWAVFSFSIEGLGGYLSEYFNETLFGEIVPDVANGLLEGLGVSPLLQALIVDGAIGGVGAVIGFLPLVMVLFFCLSLLEDCGYMARVAVVMDRFFKKIGLSGKSIIPMIVGSGCAIPGVMATRTIEDVNERRMTTILTPFVPCGAKLPIIALFAAVFFPENIWIGPSMYIIAIGMIIVGGLLLKKIFVWENTSQFIMELPEYKLPSLKYAFLQMIDKAKAFIYKATTIILVCNTLVWFAQAYSWGLKPVEDQSLSILASIGTLIAPILIPLGFVGWQLAAASITGFIAKENVVATFAVLLAVASEEALHLPGGALTEFFTPVTAFAYLVFNLFTPPCFAAIGAMNSELGSKKWLFRALAFQFAVGYTLAMLVTQVGSLIVYGTPAVGFVPAIIIAVIVAIYLIITIRKTDSKRAELGVEV from the coding sequence ATGAAAATAGCATTAACGGGTAATCCTAATTCAGGGAAAACTACATTGTATAATGCAATTACAGGGAAGGCGGAGTCTGTAGGGAACTGGCCTGGTGTTACCGTAGCAAAAAAAGAGTCAGATCTTAAGAAAAAGTATAATCCAGATGGAGTTGATGTAAGAATTGTTGACCTCCCGGGTACATACTCTATTTCACCATTTACTGGTGAAGAAGCAATTACTAGAGACTTTATCTTAGGAGAAGAGCCAGATGTAATTATTAATATTGTCGATGGAGCTAACGTTAGTAGAAGCTTATTCTTTACAACTCAGCTTTTGGAATTAGGGATTCCTGTCATTATTGCTCTTAATAAGAGTGATATTGTATCTAAAAGAGGAGATGTTGTAGATCAAAATGCTTTAAGTAAAGCTTTAAATTGTAAAGTTGTGGCTACTACTGCTACATCAGAAAATGGATTATTAAATTTAATTAGTGAAGCTATTAAACTTGGTAAGGAAAAGAAACCTCAAATTGAACCTAATTTTGTAGGTAAAGATTCCAAAGATCCTGATACCGCACGACAAAAATTTGTAGATGAAATTATTAGAAAATGCCAAGTTAAAAAAAGAGATGCTAGAGAAGTTAGTTTCTCTGACAAAGTTGATAGAATTGTAGCACATAAATGGTTAGGGTTACCGATATTTTTCTTGATAATGTGGGCAGTATTTTCATTTTCTATAGAAGGACTTGGTGGATATTTATCAGAGTATTTTAATGAGACCCTATTTGGAGAAATAGTACCAGATGTAGCAAATGGTTTGTTAGAAGGACTGGGAGTTAGTCCACTGTTGCAAGCTCTTATTGTAGACGGTGCTATTGGCGGCGTCGGAGCTGTTATAGGCTTTTTACCTCTAGTTATGGTATTGTTTTTTTGCCTATCACTACTTGAAGATTGTGGATATATGGCTAGGGTAGCAGTAGTAATGGATCGATTCTTCAAAAAAATCGGATTGTCTGGTAAATCTATTATACCAATGATCGTAGGTTCTGGTTGTGCCATTCCTGGTGTTATGGCAACAAGAACAATTGAAGATGTTAATGAAAGAAGAATGACTACAATTCTTACTCCTTTTGTACCTTGTGGTGCTAAACTTCCAATTATAGCTCTTTTTGCAGCAGTATTTTTCCCAGAGAATATTTGGATTGGACCTAGTATGTATATTATTGCTATTGGAATGATTATAGTTGGTGGACTTTTATTAAAGAAAATTTTCGTGTGGGAGAATACATCTCAATTTATTATGGAGCTTCCAGAATATAAATTACCTAGTTTAAAATATGCTTTTCTACAAATGATAGACAAAGCAAAGGCTTTTATTTATAAAGCCACAACTATTATACTTGTATGTAATACACTTGTATGGTTTGCACAAGCATATAGTTGGGGACTTAAACCAGTAGAAGATCAAAGCTTAAGTATACTTGCTTCCATTGGAACATTAATTGCTCCTATTTTAATTCCACTTGGATTTGTTGGATGGCAACTTGCGGCAGCCTCAATAACAGGTTTTATTGCGAAAGAAAATGTTGTTGCTACATTTGCAGTGCTTTTAGCTGTAGCTTCAGAAGAGGCTCTGCATTTACCTGGAGGTGCTTTAACAGAATTTTTCACACCTGTAACAGCATTTGCTTATCTTGTGTTTAATCTATTTACTCCGCCTTGTTTTGCAGCAATTGGGGCCATGAATTCGGAACTGGGTTCTAAAAAATGGCTGTTTAGAGCGTTAGCTTTCCAATTTGCTGTAGGCTATACTTTAGCTATGTTAGTGACTCAAGTTGGCTCTTTAATCGTGTATGGAACGCCAGCAGTAGGGTTCGTACCAGCTATAATTATAGCTGTTATTGTTGCAATTTATCTTATTATAACTATTAGAAAAACGGATTCCAAACGTGCTGAATTAGGAGTTGAGGTATAA
- a CDS encoding FeoB-associated Cys-rich membrane protein, with amino-acid sequence MSGNIIVGLIFGGILIFALRKVYNDAKNNKCSCGSSCSDKSKCNKY; translated from the coding sequence ATGTCAGGAAATATAATAGTTGGTTTAATTTTTGGAGGTATTTTAATATTTGCTTTAAGAAAAGTATATAATGACGCTAAAAATAATAAGTGTAGTTGTGGAAGTAGTTGTTCTGATAAAAGCAAATGTAACAAATATTAA
- a CDS encoding DUF3793 family protein, with translation MLECNKNCLFFNEDQNDGFEKWIVQLLGPVLLGEKPAEIVSFPKKDNLELRRIKDIFSKCNKVSYKEFVAFNGCKKILFYNNKLLDSTLLDLRNLVFLKKLGYGEEYSLDNYLGHLIKKIEEDSIPHEIGIFLGYPLKDVIGFMGHPSLKLTKINGWNVYGDSRLSDEKYVKFNNAKQQIRRMLEKSSPEMIVQSA, from the coding sequence ATGTTAGAGTGTAATAAAAATTGCTTGTTTTTCAATGAAGATCAGAACGATGGATTTGAAAAATGGATTGTTCAACTTCTAGGACCTGTTTTATTAGGAGAGAAACCTGCAGAAATTGTTAGTTTTCCTAAAAAAGATAATTTAGAACTTAGGAGAATTAAAGATATTTTTAGTAAGTGTAATAAAGTATCCTATAAGGAATTTGTAGCTTTTAATGGATGCAAAAAGATACTATTTTATAATAATAAGCTATTAGATTCGACCTTGTTAGATTTAAGGAACTTAGTGTTTTTAAAAAAGTTGGGATATGGAGAGGAATATTCTTTAGACAACTATTTAGGACATTTAATAAAAAAAATAGAAGAAGATAGCATACCCCATGAAATTGGTATTTTTTTAGGATATCCTTTAAAAGATGTTATCGGATTTATGGGTCATCCTTCTTTAAAACTTACTAAAATAAATGGCTGGAATGTATATGGAGATAGCAGATTATCTGATGAAAAGTACGTAAAATTTAATAATGCAAAACAACAAATACGTAGGATGTTGGAAAAAAGCTCACCTGAAATGATTGTACAGTCAGCATAA
- a CDS encoding flavodoxin — MKKVTVIYWSGTGNTEKMAEAIAEGAKVEGIDVILKNVSEASSEDVFDADAVALGCPSMGAEELEDSEMEPFVESLNNEKIKGKPVVVFGSYDWGDGEWMKNWEERMKGYGANVIAEGLIINLTPEEDGLNKCKQLGENLAKY, encoded by the coding sequence ATGAAAAAAGTAACTGTTATTTATTGGAGTGGTACAGGTAATACAGAGAAAATGGCTGAAGCAATTGCAGAAGGTGCTAAAGTAGAGGGCATAGATGTAATCTTAAAGAATGTTAGCGAAGCATCTTCAGAAGATGTTTTCGATGCAGATGCTGTAGCTTTAGGATGCCCATCTATGGGAGCAGAAGAGTTAGAAGATAGTGAAATGGAGCCATTTGTAGAATCATTAAATAATGAAAAAATCAAAGGAAAGCCTGTTGTTGTTTTTGGTTCCTATGACTGGGGAGATGGAGAATGGATGAAAAATTGGGAAGAAAGAATGAAGGGATATGGAGCTAATGTAATAGCGGAAGGACTTATTATTAACTTAACTCCAGAAGAAGACGGATTAAACAAGTGCAAGCAGCTAGGAGAAAACTTAGCTAAGTATTAG
- a CDS encoding ABC transporter substrate-binding protein, whose protein sequence is MKKRIIFVSLFIICIAILIFYYSTYIQINAEEKEHKVYKIGVLTVTDERLVKVEGMYEGLKQYGFSEDNVDIIIKNASGDVEILDQLAQELVDVGVDTIVTTGTSETAAAKKATMNKEINKEIPVAFIGVGCTVELGFVEGNISTACNITGVDSHYVQLSGKRLEFLKRLVPDTEKVLVLYNPETTPFGPSSEFLYDAAEKLSIQLHIVPVTNQKEVVEVLNEKSDYVDGVMLMCSLLFESMLDSIVEITLENQVPVMGITDRQVEKGVLAFYGSTSQNEGVQAARIVANMLKGQDPRIIPIESPERLELYINVDTARQLGVDIETTKMPFVDHFVHNSER, encoded by the coding sequence ATGAAGAAAAGAATAATATTCGTGTCTTTATTTATAATTTGCATAGCTATCTTGATATTTTATTATTCTACGTATATACAAATAAATGCTGAAGAAAAAGAACATAAAGTCTATAAAATAGGTGTATTGACCGTTACTGATGAAAGACTAGTTAAAGTAGAAGGAATGTATGAAGGATTAAAACAATACGGTTTCTCAGAGGATAATGTAGATATTATTATAAAGAATGCTTCAGGAGATGTTGAAATCTTAGATCAGCTAGCACAAGAACTAGTGGATGTTGGAGTAGATACAATTGTGACTACAGGCACTTCTGAAACTGCTGCAGCAAAAAAAGCTACTATGAACAAAGAAATAAACAAAGAAATTCCAGTAGCATTTATTGGCGTTGGATGTACTGTAGAGCTTGGTTTTGTGGAAGGTAATATTTCTACTGCCTGTAATATTACTGGAGTAGATAGTCATTATGTTCAATTATCAGGAAAACGACTCGAATTTTTAAAAAGGTTAGTTCCAGACACTGAAAAGGTATTAGTCTTATATAATCCAGAAACAACACCATTTGGACCCAGCTCTGAATTTTTATATGATGCTGCTGAAAAATTAAGTATACAATTGCATATTGTTCCTGTAACTAACCAGAAAGAGGTCGTCGAAGTTTTAAATGAAAAAAGTGACTATGTAGATGGTGTAATGCTAATGTGTAGTTTGTTATTTGAATCTATGCTAGATTCGATAGTTGAAATTACTCTTGAAAATCAAGTGCCGGTTATGGGAATTACTGATCGACAGGTAGAGAAAGGTGTGTTGGCCTTTTATGGAAGTACTAGTCAGAATGAAGGGGTACAGGCTGCCAGAATAGTGGCGAATATGCTAAAAGGACAAGATCCTAGGATAATACCAATAGAATCTCCAGAGAGGCTAGAACTATATATTAATGTAGACACAGCTAGGCAATTGGGGGTAGATATTGAAACCACGAAAATGCCATTTGTAGACCACTTTGTACACAACAGCGAAAGGTAA